From Cercospora beticola chromosome 6, complete sequence, a single genomic window includes:
- a CDS encoding uncharacterized protein (antiSMASH:Cluster_2~CAZy:AA3) — MPSTRSLIFGLGAIAGSYAQQQTEYDYIICGGGTAGLAVANKLSEANNTVLIVEAGVNGSTASWSYRSTPQTYAKGRVLDLPAGRTVGGSSQINGKVYSRPNAQSIDDWGRVNDGDWSWNTLLPFYKSSETLDVPSEDLADAGYTYNPDYHGTSGPLNVSFPAQGTRAYWELLKNASAAFDISVNRDFNGGKAEGLATYPAAFTINGEREQTRESAREAYYLPIVGRTNLELLDETVCLRIVFADAQGENATLTATGVEIANTNNQTTITARKEVILAAGVYRSPGILEFSGIGNKALLANYSIEAKIDLPGVGENLQDQLQGNIYYERVNSSNITFPSPVGDEITTPYLIHATYEQIFGDDAGDFQERTNSSLSEYANTISEGINGTLSADQILNSLRVQYEAIFSTLIPSVEIFSGQSLNSTHLNLEFWPLIPLGRGNVHISGGNPERAGDSPNVNVNWGILEFDWEMLTASARFVRNMFKTEAFAAEVQAETRPGFSNVSEDASDAEWKEYWQDNFRAGWHGVGTAAMLPREWGGVVNTNLTVYGTANVRVVDASAIPFQLGGHPTATVYALAERAASLIVNGTSG, encoded by the exons ATGCCGTCCACTCGTTCGTTGATCTTCGGCCTAGGAGCCATCGCTGGCAGCTACGCTCAGCAGCAAACCGAATATGACTACATTATCTGTGGTGGAGGCACGGCAGGATTGGCTGTGGCGAACAAGCTCTCTGAGGCAAACAACACAGTCTTGATTGTTGAAGCAGGGGTCAACGGTTCGACCGCCTCTTGGTCATACAGGAGCACACCACAAACATATGCAAAGGGTCGAGTTCTCGATCTGCCAGCAGGAAGGACAGTTGGAGGCAGCAGTCAAATTAATG GCAAGGTCTATTCTCGCCCTAATGCCCAATCTATCGATGACTGGGGCCGAGTCAACGATGGAGACTGGTCGTGGAACACCCTGCTCCCATTCTACAAGTCTTCAGAGACACTTGATGTTCCAAGTGAGGACCTTGCAGACGCAGGTTACACATACAATCCAGATTATCATGGCACCTCTGGACCTCTCAATGTCTCTTTTCCTGCGCAAGGTACTCGAGCGTACTGGGAGCTTCTGAAGAATGCTTCTGCGGCCTTTGACATCAGTGTCAACAGGGATTTCAATGGTGGCAAAGCGGAAGGCCTTGCGACCTACCCAGCAGCGTTTACCATCAATGGCGAACGTGAACAGACTCGAGAATCTGCCCGCGAGGCTTACTACCTGCCAATTGTCGGTCGCACGAACCTCGAACTGCTCGACGAGACAGTCTGTCTCAGAATCGTATTCGCCGATGCTCAGGGCGAGAACGCGACACTGACAGCAACCGGCGTTGAGATtgccaacaccaacaaccaAACCACCATCACGGCGAGGAAGGAAGTCATTCTTGCAGCAGGTGTCTATCGCTCACCAGGTATTCTCGAGTTCTCAGGAATCGGCAACAAAGCCCTCCTCGCCAACTACAGCATCGAAGCCAAAATCGACCTTCCTGGTGTCGGAGAGAACCTTCAGGACCAATTACAAGGAAACATCTACTACGAGCGGGTCAACTCATCCAACATCACCTTTCCTTCGCCCGTTGGAGACGAGATCACAACTCCATATCTCATCCACGCCACGTACGAGCAAATCTTCGGTGATGATGCGGGGGACTTCCAGGAGAGGACAAACAGCTCGCTGTCCGAATACGCCAATACCATCTCGGAAGGTATCAACGGCACTCTCAGCGCTGACCAGATTCTCAACTCTCTCCGTGTTCAATATGAGGCTATTTTCAGCACTCTCATTCCTTCCGTCGAGATCTTTTCTGGTCAAAGTTTGAACAGCACACACTTGAATCTTGAATTCTGGCCTCT GATTCCGCTCGGTCGCGGCAACGTCCACATCTCAGGTGGAAACCCAGAGCGTGCAGGAGATTCTCCAAACGTGAACGTGAACTGGG GCATTCTCGAATTCGACTGGGAAATGCTCACAGCATCTGCCCGCTTCGTCAGAAACATGTTCAAAACCGAAGCTTTCGCCGCCGAAGTCCAGGCCGAAACTCGTCCCGGCTTCAGCAATGTCTCCGAAGATGCAAGTGATGCAGAGTGGAAAGAATACTGGCAAGACAACTTCCGTGCTGGATGGCATGGCGTCGGAACTGCTGCTATGCTACCCAGAGAGTGGGGCGGTGTGGTGAATACGAACTTGACAGTCTATGGTACTGCTAATGTTCGAGTTGTGGATGCTTCGGCCATCCCATTCCAGCTTGGTGGTCATCCTACGGCGACTGTCTATGCTTTGGCCGAGAGGGCTGCAAGCTTGATTGTTAATGGTACAAGTGGTTGA
- a CDS encoding uncharacterized protein (antiSMASH:Cluster_2): MSSWLCTPLISIKFALKSRCKRKQALKVRETRFDDSSALSINEKDTDDDDEDHHDTHQLHPAVADFKNFIESRPRLHMHFRQMWQETLKPDVEGHVNVRDYDHMLELLSRYIQQPPPWSPASWKMGSSGLPFNDMFYYAVLTPSGYAAFTDAEVARQVKKLLMVWYHYLRNEKSRVGLHTWLAKENGCLGELVRSANEAVGTNLKFEEMFECDAEKEFYGFGSWDAFFIRRFRDGLRPVCQEKDAIVNACESMPLSLVRGVKLQDEFWMKGSVYSLVDMFDDRNLAMEFEGGTVYQGFLSQYSYHRWHAPVQGVVRHCYRIDGTYFAVPRFAEEYCLVETGHLEVERCMASMSCLSSRAVIVIEADDPAIGTVAFIAVGLHEVSTTELTIKKGQRVKRGQEMGMFHYGGSTHCLVFQKDIVVDGFPMDTKVNVPVNGPLARIKSRSVA; this comes from the exons ATGTCTTCGTGGCTGTGTACTCCATTGATTAGCATCAAGTTTGCCTTGAAGTCAAGGTGTAAACGCAAACAGGCATTGAAAGTTAGGGAGACTCGATTCGATGA TAGTAGCGCCTTATCTATCAACGAGAAGGATacggacgatgatgacgaagaccaTCATGACACCCATCAGCTTCACCCTGCCGTCGCGGACTTCAAGAACTTCATCGAAAGCCGGCCCCGCTTACACATGCATTTCCGTCAAATGTGGCAAGAGACTCTGAAGCCCGACGTCGAAGGTCATGTCAATGTTCGCGATTATGATCATATGCTGGAACTCCTCAGTCGGTACATTCAACAACCTCCGCCTTGGTCGCCGGCAAGCTGGAAGATGGGATCCAGTGGCCTGCCGTTCAACGACATGTTCTACTACGCTGTTCTGACTCCTTCTGGATATGCGGCATTCACGGATGCTGAAGTTGCGAGACAAGTCAAGAAGTTGCTGATGGTGTGGTATCATTACTTGAGAAATGAGAAGAGTCGAGTTGGGCTGCACACTTGGTTGGCAAAGGAGAATGGGTGTCTCGGGGAGTTGGTGAGGAGTGCGAATGAGGCGGTGGGGACGAATTTGAAGTTTGAGGAGATGTTTGAATGTGATGCGGAGAAGGAGTTCTATGGATTTGGGAGCTGGGATGCGTTCTTCATAAGACGATTCAGAGATGGGTTGAGGCCAGTTTGTCAAGAGAAGGATGCGATTGTGAATGCCTGCGAGAGTATGCCACTGAGTTTGGTAAGAGGGGTGAAGTTGCAAGATGAGTTCTGGATGAAGGGCTCTGTGTACTCTTTGGTGGACATGTTTGACGATCGAAACTTGGCAATGGAGTTTGAAGGAGGGACAGTCTATCAGGGGTTCCTGAGCCAGTACTCGTACCATCGCTGGCATGCGCCTGTGCAAGGAGTCGTTCGGCACTGCTACCGGATCGATGGAACGTACTTTGCTGTGCCGAGATTCGCGGAGGAGTACTGCCTTGTGGAGACTGGACATCTGGAAGTGGAGCGTTGtatggcttcgatgtcgtGCCTCTCTTCGCGAGCTGTAATTGTTATCGAAGCTGACGACCCTGCCATTGGCACTGTGGCATTCATCGCAGTGGGGCTGCATGAGGTCAGCACCACCGAACTCACGATCAAGAAGGGGCAGAGGGTAAAGAGAGGACAGGAAATGGGCATGTTCCATTATGGCGGGAGCACGCATTGTCTGGTCTTCCAAAAGGACATCGTGGTCGACGGCTTCCCGATGGACACTAAAGTCAATGTGCCGGTCAATGGACCCTTGGCCAGGATCAAATCGAGATCAGTCGCCTAG
- a CDS encoding uncharacterized protein (antiSMASH:Cluster_2) produces the protein MNSSDPLDNFDFNAFLNQSNGMPSIDADLNEAISPPPPPGEKVPDTSISKGQIGTEIAVRQLYRKDPTEPWKPWKAGEDPDISKHAESLKYALVDRRERNSEFDEGLSLHSVTVQNPALRRLLATVFEGYRGFSSTTTNLTFRAPFHDFVHCWTQYETVQATIPHDSTESQVFTLFTSIIEPEIRPLLALKQDILREGQAEFQDAWLVFTPDTEVATTLEEGDRIYSFLSSRYTSIRDELFLELTVRHVGYDGVKFGWEQGYLLIGAYDGLKALHDLDAVPLQFHPRQQEIISVTTSRGRDFVNLQGWHYKAYSGRVIPADQRRRVRQIDHGRIVVDTAMYYSQTDTPSLLSALDPSALPPKDTMPPRPDPYFDPFAVTPRPKAKKSSKRRRKQVEAAPMKLSEDLYHLCAPFVKGYDMTTKQWATFAVDNIDDITFSAAAFKHLFLPHDYKDLILAFVQSHLNKEDAFDDVIEGKGQGMIMLLHGPPGLGKTLTAEAVAEEMKVPLYVVSAGQLGFDVETMEEKLQDVLDICAKWGAVLLLDEADVFLEQRQLTDLHRNRLVSIFLRLLEYYPGCLFLTTNRVAAFDRAFKSRIDLAIDYPPLDFRARHHIWQTFIRASEDFPQHYSGITDDEMFDLAELELNGREIKNLVKTGRLLAKSKGEQLGMGHLRSVICVQAGFGGDGSGLRYPVPDWFQAGLGRLVVQATMRVRRGISFA, from the exons ATGAACAGCAGCGACCCATTGGACAACTTCGATTTCAATGCCTTCCTCAACCAGAGCAACGGCATGCCTTCGATCGATGCCGACCTGAATGAGGCAATCtcgcctccgccacctccagGCGAGAAAGTGCCCGATACGAGCATCAGCAAAGGTCAGATTGGAACTGAGATTGCTGTTCGACAGCTCTACCGCAAGGACCCCACCGAGCCGTGGAAGCCTTGGAAAGCTGGCGAAGATCCGGATATCAGCAAGCATGCCGAGAGCCTCAAATATGCCTTGGTAGACCGACGCGAACGAAACAGCGAGTTTGACGAAGGGCTTTCACTACACTCGGTCACGGTGCAAAATCCAGCGCTGCGTAGACTGCTGGCCACTGTGTTTGAAGGCTACCGCGGCTTTtcgagcaccaccaccaatcTCACTTTCAGGGCGCCATTCCACGACTTCGTTCACTGTTGGACTCAATACGAAACTGTCCAGGCCACCATTCCCCACGACAGCACCGAGTCTCAAGTTTTCACCCTCTTCACAAGCATCATCGAGCCTGAGATCCGACCTCTCTTGGCGCTCAAACAAGACATTTTGCGAGAGGGACAGGCGGAATTCCAGGACGCCTGGCTCGTCTTCACTCCGGATACTGAGGTCGCCACAACGTTGGAGGAGGGAGATCGGATCTACAGCTTTTTGAGCAGCAGATACACATCTATCCGAGACGAACTGTTTCTCGAGCTCACCGTTCGTCATGTTGGTTACGACGGCGTGAAGTTCGGATGGGAACAGGGATATCTTCTCATCGGCGCCTACGATGGACTTAAAGCTCTCCACGATTTGGACGCTGTGCCACTGCAATTCCACCCACGGCAGCAGGAGATCATTAGCGTGACGACAAGCAGAGGTCGCGACTTTGTGAACTTGCAAGGCTGGCATTACAAAGCCTATTCAGGTCGTGTGATTCCAGCTGATCAGCGGCGTCGTGTGCGTCAG ATTGACCACGGACGGATCGTTGTTGATACCGCCATGTACTACTCGCAAACAGACACTCCGAGTTTGCTATCTGCACTTGACCCAAGCGCATTGCCTCCAAAAGACACTATGCCACCGCGACCGGATCCTTACTTCGACCCTTTTGCTGTCACTCCAAGACCTAAAGCGAAGAAGTCctcgaagagaagaaggaaacaAGTAGAAGCTGCTCCCATGAAACTATCGGAAGACCTTTACCATCTTTGCGCTCCATTCGTCAAAGGCTACGATATGACAACTAAACAATGGGCCACCTTCGCCGTCGACAACATCGATGACATCACATTCAGCGCAGCAGCTTTCAAGCACTTGTTCCTCCCGCACGACTACAAAGATCTCATCCTAGCTTTCGTCCAATCACATCTCAACAAAGAAGATGCGTTCGACGATGTCATCGAGGGCAAGGGTCAAGGCATGATCATGCTTCTCCATGGCCCTCCCGGGCTGGGGAAGACATTGACAGCGGAAGCCGTGGCAGAAGAGATGAAGGTGCCACTGTATGTCGTTAGCGCGGGACAATTGGGCTTCGATGTCGAAACCATGGAGGAGAAACTCCAAGACGTGCTGGACATATGTGCCAAGTGGGGCGCGGTCTTACTCCTCGATGAAGCAGACGTCTTTCTCGAACAGCGCCAACTCACCGACCTTCATCGAAATCGATTGGTCTCAA TCTTTCTCCGCCTGCTGGAATACTACCCCGGCTGCCTGTTCCTCACCACGAACCGCGTTGCAGCATTCGACAGAGCGTTCAAATCCCGCATCGACCTCGCCATCGACTACcctcctctcgacttccgcgCCCGCCACCATATCTGGCAAACTTTCATCCGGGCGTCGGAAGATTTCCCACAACACTACAGCGGCATCACAGATGACGAAATGTTTGATCTGGCAGAATTGGAACTCAATGGGAGGGAGATCAAGAATTTGGTCAAGACTGGACGCCTGCTGGCAAAGAGTAAAGGGGAGCAGCTTGGAATGGGACATTTGAGGAGCGTGATCTGTGTGCAGGCCGGGTTTGGAGGTGATGGAAGCGGGTTGAGGTATCCCGTGCCTGACTGGTTCCAGGCTGGGTTGGGTAGGTTGGTGGTACAGGCCACTATGAGGGTGCGAAGAGGCATAAGTTTTGCGTGA
- a CDS encoding uncharacterized protein (antiSMASH:Cluster_2~SMCOG1005:Drug resistance transporter, EmrB/QacA): MSQDLSAAGGSHDIVSFSNGDKTNPYNWSTAKKIGIIAIGSLIGLNSTIASSLPSLASPQLRQHFNVASQEQLVLPNSVYLIGYVVGPTIWAPISESYGRRWIIITTFIAYTVFMLACALAPNWAAFIIFRFLTGLFGATPISLTGGLFADVLDNPVWRGRSIAWFMVVASFGPAAGPIPSGYLAEISWRWPFWFGLILAGVTIPPVLLLPETFAPALLMSKARRVRKTQPGVKVYAPLELKHTTPRQLITQVLGRPLRMIVAEPIVSACCLYLSLIYGIIFMLFQAYSVIFQPIYNFGQGEVGLAFIPMCIGIIAAIPPCLWYDHVLKQAKERRKVWASKEEYQRLPLGCFGGPLITIGLFWTGWAARPNVHWILPMLGGVPFGIGFVLIFIALFNYLVDSYKIYSASALGATSIARSTFGVVLPFAARPMYDALGVAWACSLLGFLSLPMCLIPFAFIRYGPQLREKSPVCKELAQEQAKKNAEAVSREK, from the exons ATGTCCCAAGATCTCAGCGCAGCTGGTG GCTCACACGACATTGTCTCGTTCAGCAATGGCGACAAGACCAACCCGTACAATTGGTCGACGGCCAAGAAGATCGGTATCATCGCTATCGGTAGCTTGATCGGCTTGAATAGTACCATTGCAAGCTCCCTTCCTAGTTTGGCCTCGCCGCAGCTGCGACAGCACTTCAACGTCGCCAGCCAGGAACAGCTTGTGCTACCAAACTCCGTCTACCTCATCGGCTATGTGGTAGGCCCGACAATCTGGGCCCCTATTTCAGAGTCTTATGGACGACGATggatcatcatcaccaccttcATAGCATACACTGTTTTCATGCTGGCCTGCGCCCTGGCCCCCAATTGGGCAGCCTTCATCATCTTTCGTTTCTTGACAGGGCTATTCGGCGCTACACCGATATCGCTCACTGGAGGACTCTTCGCAGATGTCCTTGACAATCCGGTCTGGCGGGGGCGGTCCATTGCTTGGTTCATGGTGGTAGCTTCATTTGGACCCGCGGCTGGGCCTATTCCATCTGGATATCTTGCTGAGATCAGCTGGCGGTGGCCATTCTGGTTCGGACTTATCCTCGCTGGTGTCACCATACCACCTGTGCTTCTCTTACCAGAGACCTTCGCACCCGCCTTGCTCATGTCGAAAGCCCGACGAGTACGGAAAACTCAACCTGGCGTCAAAGTCTACGCGCCTCTAGAGCTGAAACACACGACACCACGACAATTGATCACACAAGTGCTGGGCAGGCCACTACGAATGATTGTTGCAGAGCCAATCGTGAGCGCATGCTGCCTCTATCTCTCCTTGATATATGGTATCATCTTTATGCTTTTCCAAGCATACTCGGTCATCTTTCAGCCTATCTACAACTTTGGACAAGGAGAAGTGGGGTTGGCCTTCATTCCGATGTGCATCGGCATCATCGCGGCAATCCCTCCTTGTCTGTGGTACGATCATGTGCTGAAGCAGGCCAAAGAAAGACGCAAAGTCTGGGCTTCCAAAGAAGAATATCAACGTCTGCCACTCGGATGCTTCGGTGGGCCACTCATCACAATTGGTCTCTTCTGGACTGGATGGGCGGCAAGGCCTAATGTGCATTGGATTTTGCCTATGCTCGGTGGTGTTCCCTTCGGCATCGGATttgtcctcatcttcatcgctcTCTTCAATTACCTGGTAGATTCTTATAAGATCTACTCCGCCAGTGCGCTCGGTGCAACGAGCATCGCACGGAGTACCTTTGGAGTCGTGCTGCCTTTTGCGGCTCGGCCTATGTATGACGCGCTTGGCGTCGCGTGGGCTTGCAGTCTTCTGGGCTTCTTGAGTTTGCCCATGTGCTTGATTCCTTTCGCATTTATCAGGTATGGACCCCAGttgagagagaagagtccagTGTGCAAAGAACTGGCACAGGAGCAAGCAAAGAAGAATGCCGAGGCAGTTTCCAGGGAGAAATAA
- a CDS encoding uncharacterized protein (antiSMASH:Cluster_2~SMCOG1173:WD-40 repeat-containing protein): MAEQNPHEEDAAMLDPNEAEEIVEDDGDAAMDSGDEDDGQGEVQQTIQLQNDSVAHFDGHKDSVYCVAQHPLRPELVATGGGDDTAYLWDATPEPGPVLPASYETNPQPKERKSQEIVARLGPQDETVNAIAFTLPRGEFIVTGTAAGTLNVFTTPTSQSSEAKLVASAKEVDDITWILPCPSSNEQYANTIALGAADGSVWVYTIEGQSLNMVQSFFLHQTPCTAGAWTPGGQLLATVDEASSLFVWDVFGEAAAAGVTNPNGSQALIQLTAEDERFKVDGGLYSAAISPGGGIVAVGGAFGNVRVVSLPRLSAQQQSTVGTKGAGAKAKAGGAKQAPAASSTGNFGQILAAFAAQTDGIETLDFSQPPLTLLAAGSVDGSIAIFDAAKNFSVRRHIKDAHALDEVPHAVIKVEFTKTPLGTANPRGHLLTSCGNDGVVRRWDVRGGMAASADQGLLKEWKGHIENDGERGGILGFVQGNGSSESGVAGKYVVTAGDDGVSLVFDWKE, from the coding sequence ATGGCCGAACAAAACCCccacgaagaagatgccgcGATGCTGGATCCCAATGAGGCCGAGGAGATCGTGGAAGATGACGGCGATGCGGCCATGGACTcgggagatgaagatgacggaCAAGGCGAGGTGCAACAGACGATACAGCTGCAAAACGACAGCGTGGCACACTTTGATGGGCACAAAGACAGTGTATACTGCGTCGCGCAACACCCCTTGCGACCAGAACTCGTGGCgacaggaggaggagatgacACGGCATATCTGTGGGATGCAACACCCGAGCCGGGGCCAGTTCTGCCTGCCAGCTACGAGACAAATCCTCAGCCAAAGGAGCGAAAATCACAGGAGATTGTGGCTAGGCTAGGGCCACAAGATGAAACAGTCAACGCGATTGCATTCACCCTACCAAGAGGGGAGTTCATCGTTACAGGAACAGCAGCGGGGACACTGAACGTATTCACGACACCTACATCACAATCCTCCGAAGCCAAGTTGGTCGCTTCGGCGAAAGAAGTCGACGACATCACTTGGATACTGCCATGTCCTTCCTCGAACGAGCAGTACGCCAACACAATAGCACTGGGTGCCGCAGATGGAAGTGTCTGGGTTTACACCATTGAGGGGCAAAGCTTGAACATGGTGCAATCATTCTTCCTCCACCAAACACCTTGCACAGCCGGAGCTTGGACACCAGGAGGCCAATTACTTGCCACAGTCGACGAAGCCAGCTCTCTTTTCGTTTGGGATGTGTTCGGcgaggcagcagctgctggagTCACGAATCCCAATGGCAGTCAAGCTCTCATCCAACTCACGGCCGAGGACGAACGCTTCAAGGTCGACGGAGGCTTGTACTCCGCCGCGATCTCGCCTGGTGGCGGCATCGTAGCAGTCGGAGGTGCATTCGGCAACGTTCGTGTTGTCTCTCTGCCTAGGCTCTCAGCCCAACAACAGTCCACAGTGGGCACAAAAGGTGCAGGCGCAAAAGCCAAAGCTGGAGGCGCCAAGCAAGCCCCAGCCGCGTCTTCAACAGGCAACTTTGGTCAGATTCTCGCAGCGTTCGCCGCACAAACTGACGGTATCGAAACACTGGACTTTTCCCAACCGCCCCTCACGCTACTCGCCGCCGGCAGTGTCGAcggcagcatcgccatcttcgacgcgGCGAAGAACTTTTCAGTACGTCGGCACATCAAAGACGCTCACGCCCTGGACGAAGTCCCGCACGCGGTCATCAAAGTCGAGTTCACCAAAACACCCCTCGGAACGGCGAACCCTCGTGGCCACTTGCTCACATCTTGCGGAAACGATGGCGTTGTGCGGAGGTGGGATGTTCGAGGCGGAATGGCAGCTTCAGCAGACCAAGGCTTGTTGAAGGAGTGGAAGGGGCACATTGAGAACGATGGGGAAAGAGGAGGCATTTTGGGCTTCGTGCAGGGGAACGGCAGCTCAGAATCGGGTGTCGCGGGCAAGTATGTGGTGACGGCGGGAGATGATGGCGTGAGTTTGGTATTCGACTGGAAGGAGTAG
- a CDS encoding uncharacterized protein (antiSMASH:Cluster_2) has translation MFKTLLLATVVGAGAANIPLEERGNSPPSYQCSSVNKKCSQAKQVSSVSAYCSSYLKVPKTATKTVTKCQTTTAYSTIYTKTVTKPATTTATTTITGCAYPSRIPAREPVEGGTRKRDAEPDLDKRYGYPVQKPSCLSSYKKSSEITSACKCLSLKPKTTQTTTVTTTKTVSKPYKTESTVYDEPSTKTVYEIPPNPTFAIARADNPYEFLQNPAGGGIDKRIESGLGSGKESGSGLPLFAAPGAITLDDAILFQLNNAGGLNGEIRIVDSGMGGSRTGQGLGVNKYPQQGQPPDNNPVNFTPVSPPASPLLTPISCSISQNAADGTCPIDCEVPELAGEDVNQQFEGSDLWFLGPAGTTSDQTYITYAVTKEPEPAEEPGNSPQEGERRQSGGGNKKRWLDGVPTGHGGNPEV, from the exons ATGTTCAAAACCCTACTTCTCGCAACCGTTGTTGGTGCCGGTGCAGCCAACATTCCCCTCGAGGAACGAGGCAACAGTCCTCCTTCGTACCAGTGCTCGTCTGTCAACAAAAAATGCTCGCAGGCCAAACAGGTGTCGTCAGTCTCTGCCTACTGCTCCTCGTACCTGAAGGTCCCGAAGACTGCCACGAAGACCGTGACCAAGTGCCAGACCACAACCGCCTATTCTACCATCTACACGAAGACCGTCACGAAGCCGGCCACCACGACGGCAACGACAACCATCACTGGCTGTGCTTACCCTTCCCGGATTCCTGCCCGCGAGCCCGTTGAAGGCGGTACTCGCAAGCGCGATGCGGAACCGGATCTTGACAAACGCTATGGCTATCCTGTGCAGAAGCCGTCTTGCCTCTCTAGCTACAAGAAGTCTAGCGAGATCACCAGCGCCTGCAAATGCTTGTCTCTGAAGCCAAAGACTACCCAGACCACGACAGTGACCACCACCAAGACTGTCTCCAAGCCCTACAAG ACTGAGTCGACGGTCTATGACGAGCCATCAACCAAGACTGTCTATGAGATCCCGCCGAATCCCACGTTCGCCATTGCACGAGCTGACAATCCTTACGAATTCCTGCAAAACCCAGCGGGAGGGGGTATAGACAAGCGTATAGAAAGTGGTCTTGGCTCGGGCAAGGAGTCAGGGAGTGGCCTGCCATTGTTCGCTGCACCAGGGGCTATTACTCTCGACGACGCGATTCTCTTCCAACTCAACAACGCAGGCGGACTCAACGGCGAGATCCGCATCGTTGACAGCGGCATGGGAGGCTCGCGAACCGGTCAAGGGCTTGGCGTCAACAAATATCCGCAACAAGGACAACCTCCAGACAACAATCCAGTCAATTTTACGCCAGTCTCGCCGCCTGCGTCTCCGCTGTTGACTCCCATCTCGTGCAGCATATCTCAAAACGCAGCAGACGGCACTTGCCCTATCGATTGCGAGGTTCCTGAACTCGCGGGAGAGGATGTGAACCAGCAATTTGAGGGCAGCGATCTGTGGTTTCTGGGTCCTGCTGGCACGACCTCTGACCAGACCTATATCACTTATGCTGTCACGAAGGAGCCAGAGCCAGCTGAGGAGCCAGGAAATTCCCCGCAGGAAGGCGAGAGACGACAGTCTGGCGGCGGCAACAAGAAGCGTTGGCTCGACGGTGTGCCAACTGGGCACGGTGGCAATCCGGAGGTGTGA